The following are encoded in a window of Calderihabitans maritimus genomic DNA:
- the recR gene encoding recombination mediator RecR, with amino-acid sequence MIYFADPLAKLINELNKLPGIGPKTAQRLAFHLLNSPKEEVISLANALIEAKEKISYCSICSNLTDMDPCWICRDETRDQSIICVVEEARDVVALEKTREYKGLYHVLHGTISPVDGIGPEDLKIKELLDRLRSGKVKELVLATNLSIEGEATAMYLAKLVKPLGIKVTRIAYGLPVGGDLEYADEVTLGRALEGRREIEG; translated from the coding sequence ATGATATATTTTGCCGACCCGTTGGCCAAATTAATCAACGAGCTAAATAAATTGCCGGGTATTGGACCTAAAACAGCTCAAAGGCTGGCCTTTCACCTGTTAAATTCTCCCAAGGAGGAAGTTATATCTCTGGCTAATGCGTTAATAGAGGCTAAAGAAAAAATCAGTTATTGTTCAATATGCAGCAACTTGACCGACATGGACCCCTGCTGGATATGCAGAGATGAAACCCGTGATCAGTCAATAATTTGCGTTGTAGAAGAGGCTCGGGATGTAGTGGCTCTGGAAAAGACCAGAGAATATAAAGGATTATATCATGTGCTTCACGGTACTATTTCCCCTGTGGATGGAATAGGCCCTGAGGATCTGAAAATAAAGGAATTGTTGGATCGATTGCGGTCGGGGAAAGTAAAAGAGCTGGTATTAGCTACTAATTTAAGCATTGAAGGTGAAGCCACAGCCATGTATTTGGCCAAGCTGGTTAAACCCTTGGGAATTAAAGTTACTCGGATCGCGTATGGTTTACCAGTAGGCGGTGACCTGGAATATGCTGATGAGGTAACTTTGGGAAGAGCCTTAGAAGGCAGAAGAGAGATTGAAGGATAA
- a CDS encoding YbaB/EbfC family nucleoid-associated protein, with translation MGMGKMMKQIQKMQAQMAKLQEELEEKTVEASSGGGAVKVVVNGKQELVSIKIQPDAVNAEDTEILEDLIMAAVNEGLRKAQEMVAAEMSKITGGMKLPGLF, from the coding sequence CAGAAAATGCAGGCTCAAATGGCTAAGTTGCAAGAGGAGTTAGAGGAGAAAACGGTTGAGGCTAGCTCAGGAGGAGGAGCGGTTAAGGTAGTGGTCAACGGCAAACAGGAGTTGGTATCTATAAAAATACAGCCTGATGCAGTCAATGCAGAAGATACTGAAATTTTAGAGGATTTAATTATGGCTGCCGTTAATGAAGGTTTACGGAAGGCGCAGGAAATGGTAGCGGCAGAAATGAGTAAAATAACAGGTGGAATGAAATTACCAGGTCTGTTTTAG
- a CDS encoding pro-sigmaK processing inhibitor BofA family protein: MDLFALALIFVILALLFVTVMVGHLLIKPLKTVVKVFNNGFYGLIVLLGGNYLGLFFGIKVPVNLATVAVTGVLGIPGFFLLLLFQVLLKG, from the coding sequence ATGGATCTATTTGCATTAGCGCTAATTTTCGTTATATTAGCACTCCTTTTTGTAACGGTTATGGTAGGACATCTGTTGATAAAACCGTTAAAAACAGTGGTAAAAGTTTTCAATAATGGATTCTATGGCTTAATTGTCTTACTGGGAGGCAATTATTTAGGATTGTTTTTTGGCATAAAAGTACCTGTTAATTTAGCAACTGTTGCGGTAACAGGTGTTCTAGGTATCCCCGGTTTCTTTTTGTTATTATTATTTCAGGTATTGTTGAAAGGATAA
- a CDS encoding YaaL family protein yields MAKTWKWWLEVFGGKGGFEQETVSPKLLPLTEVIERAHAEWLAAKNFFEEVTDPDLVDEAIYRLEATEKRYMHLLRQAKQEQIFKTYSVK; encoded by the coding sequence ATGGCAAAAACCTGGAAGTGGTGGCTTGAAGTTTTTGGCGGCAAAGGAGGGTTTGAACAAGAAACAGTTTCACCAAAGTTGCTGCCGCTCACGGAAGTGATCGAACGAGCCCATGCCGAATGGCTGGCGGCAAAAAATTTTTTTGAAGAGGTTACTGATCCCGATTTAGTAGATGAGGCTATTTATCGACTTGAGGCTACTGAAAAAAGATACATGCATTTACTGCGACAAGCCAAACAGGAACAGATATTTAAGACTTATTCCGTAAAATAG